CATGCTGCATTCAATGAATCATCATGTCTGCATCCACTTCTGCTAACGTGTAACTTGTTCTTGACGACTCAACTGTTGATGTTTCAACGACGAGCTCACACAGTGACTAGAAGCTAGAGAATGTATTTAGCCAAAAGAGTAGTAACAAAATGTTCACGGATGGAGCAATAATAGCGGGCAACTAACTACTGGATCAGTGCGCACCTTGCAGGAGCGGCGGCCGGCGCCGAAGTCGCCGTCGAGGCGGTACTCGTGGAGGACCCACTTGGTCTTCTCGCCGCGGGGGGCGCGGCCCCTGTAGAAGACCAGCGTCTTCTTCATGCCGAGGAGGGAGCCCGTGGCGGCGTTGAGCACCTCGCGGTCCTTGCCGGTGGCCTTCCAGTAGCCGGCGCCAGTGGCGCGGTTGGTGCGGAGGCCCGTGGGGTACTTGCGGTCGCGGAGGCTGAAGAAGTACCACTCCCGCTCCCCCATCCTGGCCGCCTCCGGGAGGTCCCACGGCTCGCACCGGTTCAGGTCCACCTCCGCGATGTCCACGCCGCCGCAGCACGCGCCGTTGAAGACCTTGGCGGCGAGGTAGAAGGTCacgagctcctcgtcggtggggTGGAAGCGGAAGCCCGGGGGCAGGCCGTGCTCCCCGgcggccgcctccgccgccgccatctcctcCCCGATCAGCTCCCACAGCGCGTCGCCCATGGCCGCCGCCGGTTGGTGCTGGTGCTGGTGCATGCGCGGTTCGCCGGCCCTTCAACGGTCGCTCTCACACTCTCTACGAGCTAGGTGAAGCAAGTTGTGGCACGGCGAGCGAGTTAGTGTGAAATGGGTTGCTCCTGGCTATGGTGGTGTGGTGTGTGTGGATGCAAGGCCAATGGAGGGTCTATATAGTCGAGCACGGAAACGTAGAGAGACAACAGTGTTTGTGCTTAGCCCAAAGCCCCTACCCACGCCCCTCTCTCTCACCGCCTGTATTGGTATTGCTTTATCCCACAGTGTCGCTACCTAGCTAGCTAGGTGTAGACGAAGATGAGGGGTGAAATGAGCTACCGGAGGAAAGATTAAAGGATGGTGAAGGGTGAACATGCACCTGGAATGGGCCCGAAGAGGAAACTTGATGGAGCTTAAGGGGGCCGTGAAGGCTAAAACCTTCTCGCAAACTAGAGCCATCCGAAGAAAAAGGGTTTTCCTCGCTTTATATTACAAAGCAACCAACTTCGATATAACCAACGATAGGTGCTGAGACGAAAGCAGCACATTCATACCCAAAAGAAAcgaaagagaaaacaaaaaagaaacaaaTGCAAACAGCGACGGATCAACGAAAACGATGAAGACCCACAACCGCTGCGCCCAATGGAGAATTCCACCACATTCCAAGCACTCTGGACCGCCGCATACCAAGCAACACCTTCAAGAAGAATCGCGCCGCCGACGACGCTGCTGCCCGGACAAGtcctaggcttttccctagtacgCAGAGGATTGCGGGGGAAGGGGCAAACCCGACGCCCTTCAGGAAGGCACGGCGGCGCCCACAGACGTCACCGCGTCGGTGCCGGACAAGCCGACAAGGATTTCTCCTTTTCCACCGACCACCCACGACTCTAGACGATCCATCGTGCGCCACCAAACAC
This sequence is a window from Aegilops tauschii subsp. strangulata cultivar AL8/78 chromosome 7, Aet v6.0, whole genome shotgun sequence. Protein-coding genes within it:
- the LOC109750682 gene encoding protein CUP-SHAPED COTYLEDON 3-like isoform X2, with product MHQHQHQPAAAMGDALWELIGEEMAAAEAAAGEHGLPPGFRFHPTDEELVTFYLAAKVFNGACCGGVDIAEVDLNRCEPWDLPEAARMGEREWYFFSLRDRKYPTGLRTNRATGAGYWKATGKDREVLNAATGSLLGMKKTLVFYRGRAPRGEKTKWVLHEYRLDGDFGAGRRSCKEEWVVCRIFHKAVDPYSKMMEMRNPYCYFPMSPHHPSFFQDAPPVPFPNPSQLIPFHHDLPNLQSSPLMQSQGQAKNTSGNNGGFPAAACVQEQPNSSCNQAYFPFPPFASIVNGKAGPPAQPRVNGGPQEPPPTWLDACLQHSAFMYEMGPPAATRGA